The genomic DNA caactccaactgctcttaaacgcaagtaaaactaaatgcatgctattcaaccgatcactgcccgcacctgctcgcccgtccagcatcactactctgggcagctctgacttagaatacgtggacaaatacaaatacctaggtgtctggttggatggtaaactctccttccagactcacattaagcatctcgaatccaaaattaaatctagaattggcttcctatatcggaacaaagcatctttcactcattctgccaaacatacccttgtaaaactgaccatcctaccgatcctcgacttcggtgatgttatctataaaatagcctccaacactctactcaacaaactggatgcagtctatcacagtgccttccattttgtcaccaaagccccttacactacccaccattgcgacctgtacgctctagttggttggccctcgcttcatactcatcgccaaacccactggctacaggttatctacaagtctctgctaggtaaagccccgccttatctcagctcactggtcaccatagcagcacccactcgtagcacgcgcttcagcaggtatatctcactggtcaccccaaagccaattcctcctttggtcgtctttccttccagttctctgctgccaatgactggaacaaactgcaaaaatctctgaagctggagactcacatctccctcactagctttaagcaccagctgtcaaagcagctcacagatcactgcacctgtacatagcccatctgtaaacagcccatctatctacttACCTcaccccatacagtatttatttatcttgctccccagtatctctacatgcatattcatcttctgcacatctaccattccagtgtttaattgctatattgtaataaCTTCGCCACCATGGGCTATTTATTGCCTTagctcccttatcttacctcatttgcactcagtgtatatacacttTTTGTTtacttttgttctactgtattattgactatgttttgtttattccatgtgtaactctgtgttgttgtatgtgtagaattgctatgctttatcttggccaggtcgcagttgctaatgagaacttgttctcaactagcctacctggttaaataaaggtggaataaaAAAGTTTACAGCATTTAcggctgcaagtctcttggggtatgtctctataagcttggcatatctagccactgggatttttgcccattcttcaaggcaaaactgctccagctccttcaagttggaagGGTTcggctggtgtacagcaatcttcaagtcataccacagattctcaattggattgaggtctgggctttgattaggccattccaagacatttaaatgtttccccttaaatcactcaagtgttgctttcgCAGTATGTTTAgggccattgtcctgctggaaggtgaacctctgtcccagtctcaaatctctggaagactgaaacaggtttccctcaagattttccctgtatttagcaacATCCATAATTTCTTCAattctgactagtttcccagtccctgctgatggaaaaacatcccaacagcatgatgctgccaccaccatgcttcactgtggggatggtatctcggggtgatgagagctATTGGGTTTgaaccagacatagcgttttccttgatggccaaaaagctacatttttgtcttatcgaccagagtaccttcttctatatgtttggggagtctgccacatgccttttggtgaacaccaaacgtgtttgcttatttttttctttaaaaaagcaatggctttttttctggccacttttctgtaaagcccagctctgtggagtgtacagcttacaGTGGTCCtacggacagatactccaatctccgctgtagacctttgcagctccttcagggttatctttggtctcttttttgcctcgctgattaatgccctccatgtctggtccgtgagttttgttGGGCGGCCCTGTCTTggaaggtttgttgtggtgccatattctttccatatACTTTCCATTCTTTCCAcgaattatgtgacttctgaaagtaattggttgcaccagatcttatttaggggcttcatagcagaggggtgaatacatatgcacgcacatcttcacgttttattttattttttaaaacaagttattttttaaatttcacctcaccaatttggactattttgtgtatgttcattacatgaaatccaaataaaaacctatttaaattgcaggttgtaatgaaacaaaataggaaaaacgccaaggggaatgaatactttggcaaggcactgtacttcctTTATTCAGTTTGATGTGAGTAGTGTATGCGGTATTAAGGCTTGTAGCTAAATAAAAAAAAGGGAGAACAGTGCCAGGGGTGGTGTAAATACTGTGTGAATACTGTAGCTAGTAGTTCCCCACTGTGTTTACTTTACAGACAGAGGAATCCACACTAATCATGACGTGGGGTTGTTTTGCATGAGATTCACATACAGCCCAATGAGAACATATTTATCAGCCAGCCTATTGGGCACATCAAGGCTGTAGTTTAACCTGGAACAGTGTAGGATTTCAGAACACAAATTACACACATGATGAGaacagggaggggaagagagtacTGGGCAaggacaggtctggagagagCAATATGTCTAGTCTCTGTCATTGAATGAGTCAAAAGATGAAAACCAAGCTGTGTTATGCTATCCCTTTGGGATACATCTGTTGAATTCTCCTGTGAAATAATTACTATAGATATGAATGTGATACTGAACCTGTACTGCATTTTCAAATCATCTACAGTACACAGACAGAAAAAAATAGGCATTTATATCTTGTATCATAATCTCCTTATGGGAATTTGATCTAAATAGTCAGTGTTTGGGTTTTCAACAGTGAAAGTATTGTAAGTAAATGAATGTCAAAACTTCAATATGTCATTGGTTTGACATTTACAAAAATTCACAAGTAACCTATAGCTCCAAGATGCAAAGCCTAGTCATGCACGAactaccactctgtctaataACGCTAAtgatttcaataagcatttcaaGATTGAATGAGTGATTTTTGCTAAGTACTGTTTGCTTACTACACTCCCAAGACCAAAACCCAACGTTAACCACGTTGTCAACAGCCCTGAAATGCCAGAAGAAGAGAACATGCCCCCATTCAACCTCTACTAATCATCACATCCACGCAAGGTACTATGGATCAGCATgattagggctgtggcggtcatgacattttgtcagccggtgattgtcaagcaaataactgtcagtctcatggtaattgaccgttaatgaacataaacacatttagcatcttctGTCTTCCACGCACAGCCTTCAAGCTACTGATGctgacctttggaacatctacatttttaaatctaaatccatgtaatatagcctacaccatcacaataaatccatgtaatatagcctacaccatcacaataaatccatgtaatatagcctacaccatcacaataaatccatgtaatatagcctacaccatcacaataaatccatgtaatatagcctacaccatcacaataaatccatgtaatatagcctacaccatcacaataaatccatgtaatacagcctacaccatcacaataaatccatgtaatatagcctacaccatcacaataaatccatgtaatatagcctacaccatcacaataaatccatttaatatagcctacaccatcacaataaatccatttaatatagcctacaccatcacaataaatccatgtaatatagcctacaccatcacaataaatccatgtaatatagcctacaccatcacaataaatccatgtaatatagcctacaccatcacaataaatccatgtaatatagcctacaccatcacaataaatccatgtaatacagcctacaccatcacaataaatccatgtaatatagccgacaccatcacaataaatccatgtaatatagcctacaccatcacaatacatccatgtaatatagcctacaccatcacaataaatccatgtaatatagcctacaccatcacaataaatccatgtaatatagcctacaccatcacaataaatccatgtaatatagcctacaccatcacaataaatccatgtaatatagcctacaccatcacaataaatccatgtaatacagcctacaccatcacaataaatccatgtaatatagcctacaccatcacaataaatccatgtaatatagcctacaccatcacaataaatccatgtaatacagcctacaccatcacaatacatctattatttattttagagaggtctaaagaaacatcatatgaagaaaatgtagtttgCCTGTGATAATAAATGATCACTCTTTGAGAATAACTTATCCAGACGGGAGATGCGCATCACTTCGTAGTGGCATCTTTTTTTCCTTTTGAAAAATATTCTGTTCTATTACATCAAGTTTTTTTAAAACTATAAAATAGGTGTCTTGATAAGGGCTCAGgaaataagagtgtctgctaaattataaAAGCAAGGCTATGCCATTGCACGGCCACAGGTTTCTACAAGCAAGAGCAACTGCTGAGGTTACTGCCTTTTTGAAGATTGTGTTCAACGATATAATATAACTAGTTGATATCAAGGATTCAATAAATGTATCTTAAATTGCACTTGCTTTTTTATTGACTGAATATATATGGAGCAATTTAGCAATAAGGATTTGATATTTGTAATGGTCATGATAAATTTGGCATCGTTGAGCTCTATTGGCTTAGGCctatatatagattatatagataAATGCGGACATATTTCTTCCAGTGCAGGCCGTGAGTTCTAAAAAAtatatcattttttaaatgtaaatactTGAACAGTCAAACAATGTCAAATGCCCATCCCTAGAAGGTTCATATCTTTACAAACCTGGCTCTATGAATGGGGTCCGTGTTTAAACCAATGGAGCCTTTGTCTCATCCAAGGGCAGGTGCAGTTCCTATATGTAGAGATGGAGGACTCACTGACGCCAGAAAACTATGTGTGTAACTTCTCCTGTAACTTTCCTTGGTTCTACCTGGCTCgctctgtcaaatcaaatgttattggtcacatacacatatttagcagatgttattgcaggtgtagcaaaatgcttgtgttcctagctccaaaagtgcagtaatatctaacaattcacaacaatacacacaaatctaaagtgtgtgtgtgcacgtgtatcTACCGTGTACTTATATTATTCCTGAGTCCAAAGCTGACATTACGAGCCAgcaaaacagaaaataaaagaACTTACAAGTATGTAAAAGGGACTGTAGTTGTATGTCAATCATTGTAAAAAATGACAGAGAGTGATTCAGTTAAGTACATGTTCAGTACACTGAAAACAGAAAAAAGGAACTTGAGAGAGAGACTCAAAGCTAATATTAATGACTTGCAGCAGTTACTTTAACTCTCCCAGTTAATGTGGGACACCTATGAAAAGCATTGTAATAGATACTCTACCCTAATGAACGGTTAATGGTCTTTACTATGCATACACCATCTAGCATATTTCAGATATATCCTTGAGTATCACTTTGTAAACACATAGGAAATCAGAAGAGTGACTGATTCCACTGCAGTGTATGCTCTATAATGACTATGTCTGCATCTGAAgaagcaccatattccctacaatAGAGCACTTCTTTAGACCAGTCCTGgccgtggtcaaaagtagtgcactatatactgtagggaataGCATGCCATTCCGGACCCAGCCTCAATCCATTTGAATTAGTTCACGTACGCATTTGAGCCacctgtcatgccctgatctgtttcacctgtccttgtgctcgtctccaacccctccaggtgtcacccatctctCCCACTTACCTTTGGGTACTTATacatgtgttttctgtctgtctgtgccagttcatcttgtttgtcaagcttaccGGCGCTTGTCCTGTCAGCTCCTGTCTTTCCCAGCCTATTTTTTTCTCGTCCTCCTGTTtgttgacccttgcctgtcctcaccctgtacccacccacctgagcactctgcctgtccctgagcctgcctgccgtcctgtacctttgctcctactctggattatcgacccttgcctgccttgacctgtcgtttgcctgcccctgttgttacaataaacattattacttcacacagtctgcacttggtcTTAccttgatccctgttactaccaaACCATTCTCCAAGGCAGTATGCCCGCTTGGGTCACTTACCCCCTTCCTTTCAACAGATCTGAAGCAGCCCTAGCCAACATTTTTTTCTGCTCAACTTCATTATTCTTGGAACTATAAGGCAGCTATTTACACCAGACAAAAGAGTGAGACAACACAAACCTCCACAAATTAGCTGCATATATCCAAAAATGTTTAGAAAAATAAAGATTGGTTAGTAGGATTCATACTGACGTGTGGATTTTAAGGGGGCTTAGAGGTGTTCATGTTCATGACAAATATGTACAGTTAGGTAACCTAACTTGATTCTGTCTTTGAAAATTCTGTATACCCGGCATTATTGCAGACTTTCTGACTGATATATCAGATACTCACTTCTTAGTGGAGTAAGGGTTCCCTGATGTGGGCATGGAGTGGGAGAGCATGAAGTCATTGGTGCTATTCATTGGTCTGGGAGGCCTGTAGTGCAGGAGACAAACATGATCATGTTCAAACAATCATCATCAAATGGAAGAGAAGCAACTGTCGCataaatgtttgtgtttgtgtgtgtgtgtgtatgtgtgtgtgtgtgcgttcctgcctgcgtgcgtgcgtgcgtgtgtgtgcgcatcgAGATCTCAGAGGGCCGAAAGAGCATTGAATGGGGCTGGGGAGTCGGAACACAATAGCTGCAGTTTTTGATTGTGACACATCACATAAAGAATGTGTGCGTGTGGATTTCCTCCTCACTCATCCGAAGGTCATTAACTCCTCATAATCTTATTGTTTACATGACCTAAAAAGGTATTCACATGTGGCGCAAAGGAGGGACAGAATAATTGATGCAGAAACCTGTAGTGAACTGCACACAAGTTTGTTGTGCTAAAATGAAGGTGCCACTTTGAGGAACTACAGGGCATAGTATATAAGGATTGACCCTGGAGGATCGACATGATCCGATTAAACAACAGACAAAAGAATATGGCACTAGCTACTAGTAATATAATACACTACCTTCTATAGTACTTGATCTAATTAAAAGGAATAGCAGCATATTCAACATATTCTAGCAAGTATTCAAAGCAAACTTACCAAGTGTCTCTATTTTGCAGCAAGAAAAGAACAAAGAGATAAGTTACAATCACCCATGCATGCACTATAATGGCCACAGTGAGTGGTACAACTGAATTCACTTCCACATGAAAATAATCTACGTAGGTGTCAAAATCAACATTTGTCTCAAGATTCTCAGCCCTTAGAATGCATTGCCACTCTTTTCCACACTACAGCTTAGACATCTGACTAGGGTTGCTAAATTttgggaactttcaataaattccctggttttccagaaatcctggttggaggctTACATTTCCTGCTTATTCTCTCCTGATTCCGGGTATCTTCCAACAGGTATTTTGGGAAAACCAGGAcatttattgaaagttcctggGATATAGCAACCCTACATATGACTTGGCTTAGCTGTTAAGGGTTGGAAAAGTAATGCAtcaaatatatactgtagcacTAAAGGACCGTGGCTTCATATTGACATTGTTCATTTCCAGAACACACACAAAGAAAAATGGAGCAAAGATGAAACATCTGTTTTTACCAATTGTGGTTATTACTTTGGGGATACAGGGCTGTAGTATGGGATTATGGGATGGATCTGAAATTGACAGGAATTTAATAGGATGACTGTGGTCTTGAATACAAGTGATACTGTATGAATAGAATAGCTCCATACTTACACAATGTGGGCTAGGTTCAGAGGTTTTTCTGGCATGTCAGGAAACATGGGGTGTAAAGGTTCTCTGCTAGTAGCACAGCTCAGTGATTTGCTGAGAGCATTAGATAACTTCTTAGCAGGCGATTTCTGGGAGAAACACAAACATTCGCTAGGTATGATTTCAGAGGGCAAGAAGAGGTACTTCAAACAGAGTAATCACTTTCAAAATATCATATAGGATTAGATGCCACTGACCAAAATGtcacagcacatacagtacaatCCATATATAAAATGCATTTCTCCACTGCCTATCCATATCATTTAAATGTATCTGGCCACATGCAGAACATCAGAGATCAAGGGAAATACACTGCATGTAATATTCCTTGCCACAGGTGAGGGAATCAAATCACACTTTCATCATCCATCCCTATAGCACTGTAATGTGTTGGGTGAAGCTGAGCAGAAATCGTTGGCTGGCGTCCCCCTCATCTCCCCACCCCGTCACCCCCCTTACCCATGACGTGTACTCCTTCATTTGGTGCTGGTTGCTATGGGAACCGCTGGCATGCCCCCTCCAGAAGcagtcctgacagagctggtaatTATGACATTGTTGGCAGCGGTAGCGGAAGCCCATTATACTCTCACTGTGGCAGTAGGAGCACTCGACCGGGTGAAACACTGCAGGGGCGGAGGGGGCAAGGTGGGGGGGGCACACACACCAACATGTGCATTCAAGTCCACATACACACAGGGgcgtacatatacacacacaccccaaacGTTGTTAATACAAACACAAATTGGTTTGCAACTGATATCTTTATATAAGACAACAGCACTGGGATGTTTTGCAGGTCTCTCAGACAGCGTTCTTCAAATAAAGGAGTGTGTTCTGTGAACATCAGTGTGTTTGTGAGACTAATGACtaattttgtaccttgtcaatcACGAGGGATCGGGCAGGGTGATGTGATGGTGgaagggtgtgtatgtgtgtgtttgcgcaaGTGTGTCTACTATGTGGTGACTCAATGTGATGGTGTGAGACAAAATTCATACCCAGTGCTACCCAGGAACGTGTTAAATATGCCGTGGTGGCGGTGATGGCTCACCATTCTCCACATTAGCCAAGCGATGCATGAGTGGTaaccacaccagacactgaggaggaggatcTGACATCATCGTGTCCAGGAATGTGTTGAGGGAGACCTTTTTCTGTCGACATGCAGTAGAGAGGACAGAGTTACACATCACATACAGGTTATGCATATGGGGTAGCTAGTACTACAAGGAAAATATAGTTTTATAAAGGATGTTTTATACACAATTACAACATCCATCCAGTCTCTATACCTATAGTGtgttattcattcattcattcattcattgatTTACTTGTATGTTAATTTTCAGTGTAGATGGGGACTCTTACCTGCTGTGCAAAGCAGGTTCTTGTGGATTGCTCAGTATAGCCAAAGGAAGGCCCCTCAAAAACAGTCATTGGCAATTTGAGAACCTCCCTCAGAAACTGGTCGAATTGGGAGTACACCATTATGCCACCAGGGTCTGATATCTGTGAAAAAATATCTGTGAAGAAAATGGGAGGGGAGGCATTACtgcaaaatatatataaataatttatCAAATTAATTGTCAGCTGTCACCATTGTTAGCTAATTGCAGCATTAGACAGTGCGATCATGCTGTGTATTGCATTTACAAAGAACAAAAACAAATTAAAGCTGTGTAGCAATACATAGTAATTACCACAAAACATAAGCTAAAATACCCTAACCTTCCATTTACTTTCCCCATGAGTTGCTGCGGCTGTCTGATGCACTAGATTTGGTGGATTATGTAATAAACCCTATCCTTCAGATTATAAATAATGACTTCTCCCAGCCGTGGAGAGTTAAGGGCCACTGTTCTCTTTTTCATCTAGGAACAATAGTGCAGGCATACAGACTTCAAGGGAAAAACCCACTGGAAACAAATTTTGTTGTATTACTAAATTCCTCAATAGAGAGAGACTTCACTGACTAAACACATTTTAAATTGTTCAGGATAACTATTAATAAGTTAACAAAAAGCTAACATTGACAATTCATTCTCTGCAAATGGTTAATTCTCTCTCTAATGTATTATTCTTAACAAAGATGAACGGGTGAGCTTACATCTTAATTTATCCAAAATCTTTCCTCCGCAGATGGTTGCTAGGGCCATCTTCACAACAAAGACAGACATTTTCCCGAGGCCTTCCCTAAAAGAGGAAATGTGTTTAGTATTTGTGTACTTGTATAATTTGAACAGGTCAAGAATATACAGTTTAAGAATAATACTTGCAATGATTTAAACACTTTAACATTAAAAGGACactccagagtcagatgaactcgtcaATACCATTTTTATGTCCCTGCGTGCAGTTTggaggaagttgctaactagcgttagcataACTGCTAACTAGCGTTTGCATAACTGCTAACTAGCGTTTGCATAACTGCTAACTAGCGTTTGCATAACTGCTAACTAGCGTTTGCATAACTGCTAACTACAACATATATACAAAAGTACATGGACAACCCTTCAAATCAGTGGATTCAGCTAtatcagccacacctgttgctgacaggtgtataaaattgagcacacagcaaTGCAATATCTATAGACAAACATACTGAAGAGCGCAGTTACTTTCAACCTGGTACAGTATTAGGATTTTttaaatcgtctgtcctcggttccaaacttcctctggaagcaacatcagcacaagaactgttcgtcgagagcttcatgaaatgggtttccatggcataGCAccccacacaagcctaagatcaccatgcgcaatgccaagcgaagggctggagtggtgtaaagtttgccgccattggactctggagcagtggaaacgcgctCTATGAAGTGATGAATTACGCTTCACAATCTGACAGTCCGATGACAAATTTGGGTtaggcggatgccaggagaacgctacctgccccaatgcatagtgccaactgcaaCGTTTGGTGGGAGGAGGAATAATGacctggggttgtttttcatggtttgggctaggccccttagttccagtgaagggaaatcttaacgctacagcataaaattatattctagatgattctgtgcttccaactttgtggcaacagtttgggaaaggccctttcctgtttcagcatgataatgcccccgtgcacaaagcgaggtccatacagaaatggtcggtgtgagatcggtgtggaagaacttgactggcctgcacagagccctgacctcaaccccatcaaatacctttgggatgaattggaatgccgattgcgagccaggcctaatcacccaacatcagtgcctgacctcactaatgctcttgtggctaaatggaagcaagtctctacaacaatgttccaacatctagtggaaagccttcccagaagagtggaggctgttatagcagcaaagaggggggaccaactccatattccATATTCCAATTcccataattttggaatgagatattcgatGAGCTCGTGTCCAcaaacttttggtcatgtagtgtagcatTAGAGAAATGACTGGATGTCTATGgtaactgctagcatgctagtaaaTACCATAGaattccagtcattgcactaaccGTAGTCACAAAACTATgtttaacttccttcatactggattcAGAAAcctaaaaatggtatccatgagttcatctgactccggGGAAGTAAATAAAGgacttcattgccaaaatccttaGTATCCCTTTAAGTTGCTCTTATACCTGTGCAACCTGCCTggaacggcaggtagcctagtggttagagtgttgggccggtaaccgaaaggttgctacattaaatccctgagctgacaaggtaaaaatgtgtcattctgcccctgaccaaggcagttaacccaatgttcctaggctgtaaataagactttgttcttaacggacttgcctagttaaataaattaaaaacaaCGCTTAAAACAAGCAAAAAGGGCCCAATTGCATTTATCTTCACTATGTAATTTTTACTGTTTACTTTCTCTTGTCTTTCATCAGAAGTAAAGATGAATCAATGGCACAAGAACATTATGAGACCATTGCATCGTTATAACAACATTCAGTCTGGACTTCCATACTCCCATGAAAGAccttgtgtactgtggacagatTTATCACCTGTCAACACTTCCCTTCAattaaatgacacacacacacacacacacagacacacagacacacagacacacagacacacagacacagacacacagacacacacagacacacacacagacacagacagacagaaaaaaacAGTCCCACAGTAATGAGGTGATGGTGGATACTCACAGGTCATAGGCAGCCAGGAGAAAgttgagtagcagactgatggactgttccacattgatctggtgtgTGGTGGGCATGCGCTTGTTGAGCTGGTAGAAGATGGTCGATAGTATTGCTTCCAGGCGAGCCACAGTGAACTCTGTGTTGAGGTCCATGGTGTTCAGGCCGTTCTCTCTGAACGCCTCGATCACGTTCCAGATGTCCACCAAATGGACTGTAAAAGAA from Oncorhynchus keta strain PuntledgeMale-10-30-2019 chromosome 23, Oket_V2, whole genome shotgun sequence includes the following:
- the LOC118377994 gene encoding dystrobrevin alpha-like isoform X5, which translates into the protein MVADNGPLMIEDRGRSGDIMAERRQLFAEMRAQELDSIRLSTYRTACKLRFVQKKCNLHLVDIWNVIEAFRENGLNTMDLNTEFTVARLEAILSTIFYQLNKRMPTTHQINVEQSISLLLNFLLAAYDLEGLGKMSVFVVKMALATICGGKILDKLRYIFSQISDPGGIMVYSQFDQFLREVLKLPMTVFEGPSFGYTEQSTRTCFAQQKKVSLNTFLDTMMSDPPPQCLVWLPLMHRLANVENVFHPVECSYCHSESIMGFRYRCQQCHNYQLCQDCFWRGHASGSHSNQHQMKEYTSWKSPAKKLSNALSKSLSCATSREPLHPMFPDMPEKPLNLAHIVPPRPMNSTNDFMLSHSMPTSGNPYSTKNLLESSSHQEEEHSLIARYASRLASDAAAAQQQQRVPNDISFSLDANKQQRQLIAELESKNREILQEIQRLRVQHEQASQPPTCTSQQNPTLLAELRLLRQRKDELEQRMSALQESRRELMVQLEQLMLLLKTYGDS
- the LOC118377994 gene encoding dystrobrevin alpha-like isoform X4, whose product is MVADNGPLMIEDRGRSGDIMAERRQLFAEMRAQELDSIRLSTYRTACKLRFVQKKCNLHLVDIWNVIEAFRENGLNTMDLNTEFTVARLEAILSTIFYQLNKRMPTTHQINVEQSISLLLNFLLAAYDLEGLGKMSVFVVKMALATICGGKILDKLRYIFSQISDPGGIMVYSQFDQFLREVLKLPMTVFEGPSFGYTEQSTRTCFAQQKKVSLNTFLDTMMSDPPPQCLVWLPLMHRLANVENVFHPVECSYCHSESIMGFRYRCQQCHNYQLCQDCFWRGHASGSHSNQHQMKEYTSWKSPAKKLSNALSKSLSCATSREPLHPMFPDMPEKPLNLAHIVPPRPMNSTNDFMLSHSMPTSGNPYSTKNLLESSSHQEEEHSLIARYASRLASDAAAAQQQQRVPNDISFSLDANKQQRQLIAELESKNREILQEIQRLRVQHEQASQPPTCTSQQNPTLLAELRLLRQRKDELEQRMSALQESRRELMVQLEQLMLLLKEEERKQATYGDS